Within Antennarius striatus isolate MH-2024 chromosome 22, ASM4005453v1, whole genome shotgun sequence, the genomic segment gctcgtccaatcagagccgTCGGACCCACTTCCTGAGATTCCCGGGGGAGATATTGCTGTGTGTTCCTTTCCATgaaaccaaccaatcagcagGAGGCTGACTCTAAACTCTCTGGTTCTGATTCAATCGGatcaaagacacaaaaaaaatcaggatctcaagaaaaaaatctaaaaaactgGGAAAagttatgaaatgaaaaacaagcagcctccACTTCAAATGACAGGAAATCACAGGAAAAGCTCAACCAATCAAATTCACCCCTTCATTAATCGATCACGTGATGCTGATTGAGTTTATTATTGATCCTGGTTGATTCCATCCGACCTCAGAATGGGGGGCGGGTCGTACCGACGCCACACGACGGCGCCGCAGGAGGAACGTTTAAAACGCTTTCTATTGGTTCCTGAAGATCAATCCGTTCATTGGTCGAGTGTTGGCCAATCAGCTGCTGGGTCCTGTTTACTTCCTGGTGGAactgcagtgatgtcatttcctgctACAGTCGAAAAACATGAAGAAGCAACCAGCAGCCAATGAGAACACAGCTTCCTCCAGGCTGCTGTTAGCCCACAGCTCCTTCCTGGGGGGCGCCGTGCCCCCCTCACACCTCGTAGTGCAGCTCGTTCAGCTCCAGGCGGGTGTAGTGCCGCCGGTCGAACGACTCCAGCGCCTTGCGCCCCCCCACGGCCAGCGCCAGCGTGAGGAGGGCCAGCCCCACCACCAGGAAGGCCACCACCCCCGCCCTCATCGCCCCCCCTCCCGACGCCGCCTCAGCCCAGCCGGTGCTGGAGTTGTGGAGGGCGGGGGGCAGCTGAGTGGGGTCTTTGGGGGCAATGAGCAGGACTGGTGAAGCACTGGTCAGGGgtaaagggggggtgggggtggtaggaCTAGCACTGGTAGTGGTGGGGGTGTCAGTAGTTCTGTGTGCTGCCTCTCTGTTGATGGTGGGGGTCGGAGCTCCCTGGGTGGGGGTGGATGTAGTGGTGGAGGAGGGGGTTGGGGCGGGGGTAGTGGGTGTGATGGTGGGGGCAGATGAAGTGGGGGTGGAtgcagtgggggtgggggtggatgcagtgggggtgggggtggatgcagtgggggtgggggtggatgcagtgggggtgggggtggatgcagtgggggtgggggtggatgtaatgggggtgggggtgggggtggatgtagtgggggtgggggtggatgtagtgggggtgggggtggatgtagtgggggtgggggtggatgtagtgggggtgggggtgggggttgatgtagtgggggtgggggtggatgtagtgggggtgggggtggatgtagtgggggtgggggtggatgtagtgggggtgggggtggatgtagtgggggtgggggtgggggtggatgtagtgggggtgggggtggtgccAACAGGGCGAGGCTTGGCCTTCTTGGGGGCTTTGCTCTGCTTCTTGGGGGGCTTGTTGGTCCGTGGGGGTGCAGCAGCAgcggtgctgggggggggggttcctgttGTCGTGGCAGCGCTGGTGGGAGGTGCTGGCGTCACTGGGGTCATTGTGGCCACGGTGAAGACgggtggagatgctgctgtgggggtggggggggcaggagtgGTGGTTGAGGTGGTGGGTGTTGTGGTGGGGGCAGACGTCGTGATGGTTGGGGTGGTTGTGGTGATGGGTGGGGCTGGTGCAGTGGTGTTGTGTACGGCGGTGGTCGTCGTGGGAACCGGTCTGGGCGTGGCTGGATGAACGATGCCTGTGGACAGAGAGGGAACACACGTTACATCCGTCTGTCggcctgcagggggcagcacaACCCGTCAGACAGCTGTCACATGACCCATCTCGTGGGTGTGGTCCCGGGAGCGGGCGTGTGGGGGTCTCACCTCGGTAGATGTCGTAGGTGTTAATGCCCTCCTGGGCCTTCATGAGGGGGCAGTCCTGCTCCGTGTGGCAGTGGAACAGGAAGCAGTTCTCCTCGCCGCCGCGCTTGTTGGCGTTGAACACGGCCATGTTGCATTTAGCCCCtgaggaccaatcagaacaaCAGAAACGCTGAGGTGACGACGTGTCAACGTGTGAACACAGCTACCACGTCAAACCACtagtctcctcttcttcaggggTTTAAACTAGTttacaggtgtttaaactagtttaCAGGTGTTTTGAAcgagtcttcaggtgtttttaactagtcttcaGATAATCTacactagtcttcaggtgttttaaactagtcttcggatgtttaaactagtcttgaggtgttttaaactagtcttcaggtgttttaaactagtttaCAGGTGTTTtgaactagtcttcaggtgttttaaactagtcttcaggtgttttgaactagtcttcaggtgttttaaactagtcttcaggtgtttttaactagtcttcaggtgttttaaactagtcttcagatAATCTACACTAGTCTTcgggtgttttaaactagtcttcaggtgttttaaactagtcttcaggtgtttttaactagtcttcaggtgttttaaactagtcttcagatAATCTACACTAGTCTTCGGGTGTTTTAAattagtcttcaggtgttttaaactagtcttcggatgtttaaactagtcttgaggtgttttaaactagtcttcaggtgatTTAAACTAGTCTATAGGTGATTTGAACTAGTCTTTCGGTGTTTAAAACTAGTCTtgaggtgtttaaactagtcttcaggtgttttaaactagtctatAGGTGATTTAAACCAGTCTTTCgttgttttaaactagtctacaggtgttttaaactagtcttcaggtgatCTAAACTAGTCCCCAGGTGTGTTAATCTCACCTGGCCTGACGTCCTCGGAGCAGCAGGCGAGCACACAGTCGTGTTCGGCCCGGACGCCGCGGGCGTCCATCGCCGTCGCCCGTCGGGTCAGCGCCAGCCTGACGTTCACGATGACGTTCTGGTGCTGTCTGGAGAAACACTCAGAGTCCACGGCAGacgcaggaagtgatgtcatcagcagcagcacggAGGCGAGCAGCAGGGTCCCTGAGGGTCCGTGTGAAGAGGGAGGGGTCATGGCGGCGGAGGTGACCCGTCAGGTGCCGGACCGGAGTCAGCTGAACTACTCCAGCTAATGGATCCCCGTCAGTCAGGACACAACTCAGCAGGAAGCTGGAACAGTCCTCCGGGGGGGGCGGGTCCACAGTCCACAGAATGGACTTCAGCCCGTCTGCGTGGGCGGGGCTTAGCAGTTCTTATCTGGACCCTGGACCGCCACCGGGGAGCGCTGGACCTCGATCCCGCcgttagccaatcagatcaggagcagaaccagaacctgaagaaCAAGAACCATCAGGAAGACCTGCTGGACACGCCCCCTACAGCCTGATTGGAGGACATTAAACATGTGACTGAACCGGACCTCAGGACCGAATTACAgacggacaggaagtggtgTGCTGCTAGCTTCAACAGTTAGCATCTCATATGTAGCCTGAATGTGTGTTTAACcccctaccccctaaccctacccccctaaccctaccccctaaccctaacccccctaaccctaccccctaaccatgaccctaaccctaccccctaaccctaccccctaaccatgaccctaaccctaccccctaaacctaaccctaccccctaaccctaaccctaaacctaaccctaccccctaaccctaaccctaacccctaaccctaacccccctaaccctaccccctaaccctaacccccctaaccctaccccctaaccatgaccctaaccctaccccctaaccctaccccctaaccatgaccctaaccctaccccctaaacctaaccctaccccctaaacctaaccctaccccctaaccctaacccctaaacctaaccctaccccctaaacctaaccctaccccctaaccctaacccctaaacctaaccctaccccctaaccctaaccctaaacctaaccctaccccctaaccctaaccctaaccctaaccctaaccctaacccccctaaccctaccccctaaccctaacccccctaaccctaccccctaaccatgaccctaaccctaccccctaaccctaccccctaaccatgaccctaaccctaccccctaaacctaaccctaccccctaaacctaaccctaccccctaaccctaacccctaaacctaaccctaccccctaaacctaaccctaccccctaaccctaacccctaaacctaaccctaccccctaaacctaaccctaccccctaaccctaccccctaaccatgaccctaaccctaccccctaaccctaccccctaaccatgaccctaaccctaccccctaaacctaaccctaccccctaaacctaaccctaccccctaaccctaccccctaaacctaaccctaccccctaaccctacccctacaccctaaacctaccccctaaacctaaccctaccccctaaacctaaccctaccccctaaccctaccccctaaacctaaccctaccccctaaacctaaccctaccccctaaacctaaccctaccccctaaccctaccccctaacctAGTCTGATCCAGTCCCCTTCCAGTCTGATCTCAGGGGGTTCCTGTCTCCGGTGGGATCCAGTCGGATTCAGACCCAACAGAAACCTGGCGTGTGATCGGTTCCCTGGTCTGCACACgcgtgtgaaggttctgtcaggggGGAGCAGCATCCACAGGAGGAACATGAGTTCAGGACATGAAACTAGTGAGGGAGCACACTGCACTACATCTTTATTCACGCCTAACACGGTTCTAACGTTTGATCATAGATGGAACTCTTTGTACTTTTACCTGAATGATGGTGTCGTTATGAATAACGCCGTTCTGGTCTGGTGCTACTGGCTTCTCCCGTATCTGACCTTACTCTGACCTTACTCTGACCTTACTCTGACCTTACTCTGACCCCCCTTCACAGCGGCGACGTGTTGGTAGCATCAGTGTTCCTTCGTCCGTTAGCCACCAaacgtctccacaaccgttcagacaggAAGACCAAAGTACAAACACGTGGCTCAGGGAGCACAGGGGTGGACGTCAGGTGATGACCTTGAGGacactaggtcaaggtcaaacttaaacttttgtacactctggaactggataagatatttaagacgagggaaaaggccagtgtaagacaatagatcaaagctagtgccttgatctatgacagtacatcagagcaccagctttgatctttgacctatgacagtaggtcagagcaccgGCTTTGACCTTCgacctatgacagtaggtcagagcactagctttgacctttgatcaatgacaggtcagagcaccagctttgacctatgacagtaggtcagagcactagctttgacctatgacagtaggtcagagcactagctttgacctatgacagtaTGTCAGGGTCACATTGTGAAtccaggggtgttgcaggatgttacAGTCAGTGACTGTTACTTTGGGGATACATGAACCTCATGTTGGGACGAACACACTGATTGAACCATATCCCatgatgcactactttctggaggtcaCATGAACTCTGACCCCACCAGACAATTCCGACTATTTCATTGtttgcattagcattagcaggttAGCTTGAGGGAGCTAGGACAGCTGAATGGATCCTAACATCACGTGACCACCGGCTGTCTGATGGTGGTCGTTGTGACGTAACGTCCCGGTTCTGGTTACCGGTGGAAACGCGTCTGCCTCCAGAACCACGGCTTTAGAGCGGAACCGGGACTAACCGGGACTAACCGGGACAAACCCGGACTAACCGGGACAAACCGGGACTAACCCGGACTAACCGGGACAAACCCGGACTAACCGGGACTAACCCGGACTAACCGGGACAAACCCGGACTAACCCGGACTAACCGGGACTAACCCGGACTAACCCGGACTAACCGGGACTAACCCGGACTAACCGGGACTAACCCGGACTAACCCGGACTAACCGGGGCGAAGCTGCTTCTGCTGCCGCAGGTGAGCGACAGGAGACCCGGTTCCTCCCGGTTCTCTCCGGTTGCTCGTCCCAGACCGGCCCCGGTGCTCCCGGTACCGGAGCCAAACGGACACGTCGCTCCATCCGGAGCCACCGGGACCGGCGCCGGACCGCCTCGGTACCGGATGGACGCCATCGGCGCGTCGGTCGGTGGGAGCGGAGCCCACCGGGAACTCACCTCCGGTGTGAGGACCTGTCGGCGGAGCTGCGATCCTCCGGAACGGAACCGGGCCCCCCCCGGTACAAACGGTCCAGCTCCGAACGGCGGCATCCGCGTCGGTCTCCGGTAGGGGCGAGTCACGTGACGGCGGCGGAGGACCTCCGTCTGACCCACTTTAGTCTTTGTCCTCCGGAGGGGGCGGGGGTCTGGGGGGGGCGGACGGCAGAACACCCGGATATTGACCGAAGAACGATTACCCCCGGTTCACCGGGACCGTCAGTAACGGGGGGGCGGGGTTCTCTGGGTCCACATGAACACAAGCCGGGCCCCCGCAgaaccccaacccccaaccaGCATACCCCCCCCCCGTACAACAGCAACAGGGACTTGGGGGGGTCCAGTCaggttttattattgtttacagccccccccccaggaagtAATTGGTTCACACCCGACAGACGTCAGCCA encodes:
- the mansc1 gene encoding MANSC domain-containing protein 1 yields the protein MTPPSSHGPSGTLLLASVLLLMTSLPASAVDSECFSRQHQNVIVNVRLALTRRATAMDARGVRAEHDCVLACCSEDVRPGAKCNMAVFNANKRGGEENCFLFHCHTEQDCPLMKAQEGINTYDIYRGIVHPATPRPVPTTTTAVHNTTAPAPPITTTTPTITTSAPTTTPTTSTTTPAPPTPTAASPPVFTVATMTPVTPAPPTSAATTTGTPPPSTAAAAPPRTNKPPKKQSKAPKKAKPRPVGTTPTPTTSTPTPTPTTSTPTPTTSTPTPTTSTPTPTTSTPTPTTSTPTPTPTTSTPTPTTSTPTPTTSTPTPTTSTPTPTPITSTPTPTASTPTPTASTPTPTASTPTPTASTPTPTASTPTSSAPTITPTTPAPTPSSTTTSTPTQGAPTPTINREAAHRTTDTPTTTSASPTTPTPPLPLTSASPVLLIAPKDPTQLPPALHNSSTGWAEAASGGGAMRAGVVAFLVVGLALLTLALAVGGRKALESFDRRHYTRLELNELHYEV